A single window of Helicobacter pylori DNA harbors:
- a CDS encoding aldo/keto reductase, whose protein sequence is MQQRHLGPLKVGALALGCMGMTYGYGEVHDKKQMVKLIHKALELGINFFDTAEAYGEDNEQLLGEAIKPFKDKVVVASKFGIYYADPNDKYATMFLDSSPDRIKSAIEGSLKRLKVECIDLYYQHRMDTNTPIEEVAEVMQALIKEGKIKAWGMSEAGLSSIQKAHQICPLSALQSEYSLWWREPEKEILGFLEKEKIGFVAFSPLGKGFLGAKFEKNATFTSEDFRSVSPRFNQENLAKNYALVELIQDHAHAKGVTPAQLALSWILHTQKIIVPLFGTTKESRLIENIGALQVSWSQKELEIFQKELTAIKIEGARYPERINEMVNQ, encoded by the coding sequence ATGCAACAGCGTCATTTAGGCCCTTTAAAAGTGGGTGCGTTAGCTCTAGGGTGCATGGGCATGACTTATGGGTATGGGGAAGTCCATGATAAAAAGCAGATGGTTAAACTTATCCATAAGGCTTTGGAATTGGGTATTAACTTTTTTGACACTGCAGAGGCTTATGGGGAAGATAATGAACAGCTTTTAGGCGAAGCGATCAAGCCTTTTAAAGACAAGGTTGTGGTAGCGAGCAAGTTTGGGATTTACTACGCAGATCCTAATGACAAATACGCAACCATGTTTTTAGACTCCAGTCCTGACCGCATTAAGAGCGCCATTGAAGGGAGTTTGAAACGCTTAAAAGTAGAATGCATTGATTTATACTACCAACACCGCATGGATACTAACACGCCCATAGAAGAAGTGGCAGAAGTTATGCAAGCTCTTATTAAAGAAGGAAAAATTAAAGCTTGGGGGATGAGTGAGGCAGGGTTATCTAGCATCCAAAAAGCCCATCAAATTTGCCCTTTAAGCGCGTTGCAGAGCGAATATTCCTTGTGGTGGCGCGAACCTGAAAAAGAGATTTTAGGTTTTTTAGAAAAAGAAAAAATTGGCTTTGTCGCTTTTTCGCCTTTGGGTAAGGGGTTTTTAGGCGCGAAATTTGAAAAAAATGCCACTTTCACTAGTGAGGATTTTAGAAGCGTTTCTCCTAGGTTTAATCAAGAAAATCTAGCCAAAAATTACGCCTTGGTGGAATTAATCCAAGATCATGCACACGCTAAAGGCGTTACACCAGCCCAACTGGCTCTCTCATGGATTTTGCACACGCAAAAAATCATTGTCCCTCTCTTTGGCACCACCAAAGAATCCAGGCTCATAGAAAATATAGGGGCTTTGCAGGTTTCTTGGAGTCAAAAAGAATTGGAGATTTTCCAAAAAGAATTGACTGCAATCAAAATAGAAGGGGCCCGCTACCCTGAAAGAATCAATGAAATGGTGAATCAATAA
- the waaF gene encoding lipopolysaccharide heptosyltransferase II, protein MSVNAPKRMRILLRLPNWLGDGVMASSLFYTLKHHYPNAHFVLVGPTITCELFKKDEKIEAVFIDDTKKSFFRLLATHKLAQKIGRCDIAITLNNHFYSAFLLYATKTPIRIGFAQFFRSLFLSHAITAAPKEYHQVEKYCFLFSQFLKKELDQKSVLPLKLAFNLPTHTPNTPKKIGFNPSASYGSAKRWPASYYAEVSAVLLEEGHEIYFFGAKEDTIVSEEILKLIKGLLKNPLLSHNAYNLCGKTSIEELIECIAVLDLFITNDSGPMHVAASTQTPLIALFGPTDEKETSPYKAQKTIVLNHHLSCAPCKKRVCPLKNEKNHLCMRSITPLEVLEAAHTLLKEP, encoded by the coding sequence ATGAGCGTAAATGCACCCAAACGCATGCGTATTTTATTGCGTTTGCCTAATTGGCTAGGCGATGGGGTGATGGCAAGCTCGCTTTTTTACACCCTTAAACACCACTACCCTAACGCGCATTTTGTCTTAGTGGGCCCAACCATTACTTGCGAACTTTTCAAAAAAGATGAAAAAATAGAAGCCGTTTTCATAGACGACACCAAAAAATCCTTTTTCAGGCTACTAGCCACTCACAAACTCGCTCAAAAAATAGGGCGTTGCGATATAGCGATCACCTTAAACAACCATTTTTATTCCGCTTTTTTGCTCTATGCGACAAAAACGCCCATTCGCATCGGTTTTGCTCAATTTTTCCGTTCTTTGTTTCTCAGCCATGCGATAACTGCTGCCCCTAAAGAATATCATCAAGTGGAAAAGTATTGCTTTTTGTTTTCGCAATTTTTAAAAAAAGAATTGGATCAAAAAAGCGTTTTACCCTTAAAACTGGCCTTTAACCTCCCCACTCACACCCCAAACACCCCTAAAAAAATCGGCTTTAACCCTAGTGCAAGCTATGGGAGCGCTAAAAGATGGCCGGCTTCTTATTACGCTGAAGTTTCTGCTGTTTTGTTGGAAGAAGGGCATGAAATTTATTTTTTTGGGGCTAAAGAAGATACTATCGTTTCTGAAGAAATTTTAAAACTCATCAAAGGCTTGTTAAAAAACCCCTTATTATCCCACAACGCTTACAATCTGTGCGGGAAAACAAGCATTGAAGAATTGATAGAGTGCATCGCTGTTTTAGATTTATTCATCACTAACGATAGCGGCCCCATGCATGTGGCTGCTAGCACGCAAACCCCCTTAATCGCTCTTTTTGGCCCCACTGATGAAAAAGAGACTAGCCCCTATAAAGCTCAAAAAACGATCGTATTAAACCACCATTTAAGCTGTGCACCTTGCAAGAAACGAGTTTGCCCTTTAAAGAATGAAAAAAACCATTTGTGCATGCGATCTATCACGCCCCTTGAAGTCCTAGAAGCCGCTCACACTCTTTTAAAAGAGCCTTAA
- the asd gene encoding aspartate-semialdehyde dehydrogenase, whose protein sequence is MKTYNVAIVGASGAVGQELIKGLENSFFPIKKFVPLASARSAGKKIKAFNKDYEILETTHEVFEKEKIDIAFFSAGGSVSEEFATSAAKTVLVVDNTSFFRLHKDVPLVVPEINAKEIFNAPLNIIANPNCSTIQMTQILNPLHLHFKIKSVIVSTYQAVSGAGNKGIESLKNELKTALECLEKDSAIDLNQVLQAGAFPYPIAFNAIAHIDTFKENGYTKEELKMVHETHKIMGVDFPISATCVRVPVLRSHSESLSIAFEKEFDLKEVYEVLKNAPSVVVCDDPSRNLYPTPLKASHTDSVFIGRLRKDLFDKKTLHGFCVADQLRVGAATNALKIAMHYIKNA, encoded by the coding sequence ATGAAGACTTATAATGTCGCTATTGTTGGGGCCAGTGGAGCAGTAGGCCAAGAGCTGATTAAAGGTTTAGAAAATTCTTTTTTCCCGATTAAAAAATTTGTCCCGCTCGCTAGTGCTAGGAGCGCCGGTAAAAAGATCAAAGCTTTCAATAAAGACTATGAAATTTTAGAAACCACGCATGAAGTTTTTGAAAAAGAAAAAATAGACATCGCCTTTTTTAGCGCTGGGGGGAGCGTGAGCGAAGAATTTGCTACAAGCGCTGCAAAAACGGTCTTAGTGGTTGATAACACGAGCTTTTTTAGATTGCATAAAGATGTGCCTTTAGTCGTTCCTGAAATCAACGCTAAAGAAATTTTTAACGCTCCTTTAAATATCATCGCTAACCCTAATTGCTCTACCATTCAAATGACGCAAATCTTAAACCCCTTACACCTTCATTTTAAGATAAAAAGCGTGATTGTTAGCACCTATCAGGCCGTGAGTGGGGCAGGGAACAAGGGCATAGAGAGTTTAAAAAATGAATTAAAAACCGCATTAGAGTGTTTGGAAAAAGACTCCGCTATTGATTTAAACCAAGTCTTGCAAGCGGGAGCTTTCCCTTATCCGATCGCTTTCAATGCGATCGCTCATATTGATACTTTTAAGGAGAATGGCTACACGAAAGAAGAGCTGAAAATGGTGCATGAAACCCATAAAATCATGGGTGTGGATTTCCCTATCAGTGCGACTTGCGTGCGCGTGCCGGTATTGAGGAGTCATAGCGAGAGTTTGAGTATCGCTTTTGAAAAAGAATTCGATCTTAAAGAAGTCTATGAAGTTTTAAAAAACGCCCCTAGCGTGGTTGTTTGCGATGATCCTAGCCGTAATCTCTACCCCACGCCCCTAAAAGCGAGCCACACGGATAGCGTCTTTATAGGGCGCTTGAGGAAGGATTTGTTTGATAAGAAAACTTTGCACGGCTTTTGCGTGGCGGATCAATTAAGAGTGGGGGCAGCCACCAACGCACTCAAAATCGCCATGCATTACATTAAGAACGCTTGA
- a CDS encoding DUF874 family protein, which yields MPIIRVLVMLATMMMKLGKTAKEKKVFKNVGMSIMGIAFWEAIKDSIKKQIKKSDWICGNVKTADDYLKTHPNSWFNSAIGVATITTMLMNVCFADDQSKKEVAETQKEAENARDRANKSRIELEQEQQKTSNIETNNQIKVEQEKQKTSNIETNNQIKVEQEKQKTSNIETNNQIKVEQEKQKTSNIETNNQIKVEQEQQKTSNTQKDLVKEQKDLVKEQKDLVKEQKDLVKEQKDFIKYAEQNCQEKHNQFFIKKLGIKGGIAIEVEAECKTPKPTKTNQTPIQPKHLPNSKQPRSQRGSKAQELIAYLQKELESLPYSQKAIAKQVDFYKPSSIAYLELDPRDFNATEEWQKENLKIRSKAQAKMLEMRNLKPDPQAHLSTSQSLLLVQKIFADVSKEIEATANTEKKVEKAGYGYSKRM from the coding sequence ATGCCTATTATAAGGGTTTTAGTAATGCTTGCAACAATGATGATGAAGTTAGGAAAAACGGCAAAAGAAAAGAAAGTTTTTAAGAATGTGGGAATGTCTATAATGGGGATTGCTTTTTGGGAAGCGATAAAAGACTCAATAAAAAAACAAATTAAAAAAAGCGATTGGATATGTGGGAATGTTAAGACTGCGGATGATTATTTAAAAACGCATCCTAACTCATGGTTTAATTCAGCAATAGGTGTAGCAACGATAACAACCATGCTTATGAATGTGTGTTTTGCTGATGATCAATCCAAAAAGGAAGTGGCTGAAACTCAAAAGGAAGCTGAAAATGCTAGGGATAGAGCAAACAAGAGTAGGATAGAATTGGAACAAGAACAACAAAAGACAAGCAATATAGAGACTAATAATCAAATAAAAGTAGAACAAGAAAAACAAAAGACAAGCAATATAGAGACTAATAACCAAATAAAAGTAGAACAAGAAAAACAAAAGACAAGCAATATAGAGACTAATAACCAAATAAAAGTAGAACAAGAAAAACAAAAGACAAGCAATATAGAGACTAATAACCAAATAAAAGTAGAACAAGAACAACAAAAGACAAGCAATACGCAAAAAGATTTGGTTAAAGAACAGAAAGATTTGGTTAAAGAACAGAAAGATTTGGTTAAAGAACAGAAAGATTTGGTTAAAGAACAGAAAGATTTCATTAAATACGCAGAACAAAATTGCCAAGAAAAACATAATCAATTCTTTATTAAAAAATTAGGAATTAAGGGTGGTATTGCTATAGAAGTAGAAGCTGAATGCAAAACCCCTAAACCCACAAAAACCAATCAAACCCCTATCCAGCCAAAACACCTCCCAAACTCTAAACAACCTCGCTCTCAAAGAGGATCAAAAGCGCAAGAGCTTATAGCTTATTTGCAAAAAGAGCTGGAATCTCTGCCCTATTCACAAAAAGCTATCGCTAAACAAGTGGATTTTTATAAACCAAGTTCTATCGCTTATTTAGAACTAGACCCTAGAGATTTTAACGCTACAGAAGAATGGCAAAAAGAAAATCTAAAAATACGCTCTAAAGCTCAAGCTAAAATGCTTGAAATGAGAAATTTAAAACCAGACCCACAAGCCCACCTTTCAACCTCTCAGAGCCTTTTGCTCGTTCAAAAAATATTTGCTGATGTCAGTAAAGAAATAGAAGCAACTGCTAATACCGAGAAAAAAGTAGAAAAAGCGGGTTATGGTTATAGTAAAAGGATGTAG
- the hisS gene encoding histidine--tRNA ligase, which yields MITPKVLSGFKDRLPKDAIQKAQLLAKVSVVFQSFGFVPIETPHLEYAQTLLPDASSDIQKEIYRFKDHGDRDVALRFDLTVPLARFVSLHHQILGMPFKRYAIGNVFRGERAQKGRYREFTQCDFDFIGSESLVCDAEIIQVIIASLKALDLEDFCVSINHRKILNGICEYFGIAQVNAVLRIVDKLEKIGLNGVEEELKKECDLDSNTIKELLEMVQIKQNDLSHAEFFEKIAYLKDYNENLKKGIQDLERLYQLLGDLQISQNLYKIDFSIARGLGYYTGIVYETTLNDMKSLGSVCSGGRYDHLTKNFSKENLQGVGASIGIDRLIVALSEMQLLDERSTQAKVLIACMHEEYFSYANRLAESLRQSGIFSEVYPEAQKIKKPFSYANHRGHEFVAVIGEEEFKSETLSLKNMHSGMQLNCLSFLKALEIIGENDEDL from the coding sequence ATGATTACCCCTAAAGTGTTGAGCGGGTTTAAAGACCGCTTGCCTAAAGATGCGATACAAAAAGCCCAGTTGCTCGCTAAAGTTTCAGTCGTGTTTCAAAGTTTTGGTTTTGTGCCGATTGAAACCCCCCATTTGGAATACGCTCAAACATTATTGCCTGATGCGAGCAGCGATATTCAAAAAGAAATTTATCGTTTTAAAGACCATGGGGATAGGGATGTGGCTTTAAGGTTTGATTTGACCGTGCCATTAGCCCGCTTTGTTTCTTTGCACCACCAAATATTAGGCATGCCCTTTAAACGCTACGCCATAGGCAATGTCTTTAGGGGCGAAAGGGCGCAAAAAGGGCGTTATAGGGAATTCACGCAATGCGATTTTGATTTTATAGGGAGCGAGAGTTTGGTGTGCGATGCTGAGATCATTCAAGTGATCATCGCTTCTTTAAAAGCCCTAGATTTAGAAGATTTTTGCGTCTCTATCAACCACAGGAAAATTTTGAACGGGATATGCGAATATTTTGGCATTGCTCAAGTGAATGCAGTGCTGCGCATTGTGGATAAATTGGAAAAGATTGGCCTAAATGGGGTTGAAGAAGAATTAAAAAAAGAGTGCGATTTGGATTCAAACACCATTAAAGAGCTTTTAGAAATGGTTCAAATCAAACAAAACGATTTAAGCCATGCGGAATTTTTTGAAAAAATTGCTTATTTGAAAGACTATAATGAAAATCTGAAAAAAGGCATACAGGATTTAGAAAGGCTATACCAGTTGCTAGGGGATTTGCAAATTTCTCAAAACCTGTATAAAATTGATTTTTCTATCGCTAGGGGGTTAGGGTATTATACAGGGATTGTGTATGAAACCACGCTTAATGACATGAAGTCTTTAGGGAGCGTGTGTTCTGGGGGGCGTTACGATCATTTGACTAAAAATTTTTCTAAAGAAAATTTACAAGGAGTGGGGGCTTCTATTGGGATTGATCGATTGATTGTGGCTTTGAGTGAAATGCAATTATTAGACGAGCGTTCCACCCAGGCTAAAGTCTTAATCGCTTGCATGCATGAAGAGTATTTTTCTTATGCAAACCGCTTAGCGGAGTCTTTAAGGCAAAGCGGGATTTTTAGCGAAGTCTATCCAGAAGCTCAAAAAATCAAAAAACCCTTTTCTTACGCTAACCATAGGGGGCATGAGTTTGTGGCTGTCATTGGCGAAGAAGAATTTAAAAGCGAAACCTTAAGCTTGAAAAACATGCATTCAGGCATGCAGTTGAATTGCTTGAGTTTTTTAAAAGCCCTTGAAATCATTGGAGAAAACGATGAAGACTTATAA
- the fusA gene encoding elongation factor G translates to MARKTPLNRIRNIGIAAHIDAGKTTTSERILFYTGVSHKIGEVHDGAATMDWMEQEKERGITITSAATTCFWKEHQINLIDTPGHVDFTIEVERSMRVLDGAVSVFCSVGGVQPQSETVWRQANKYGVPRIVFVNKMDRIGANFYNVENQIKLRLKANPVPINIPIGAEDTFIGVIDLVQMKAIVWNNETMGAKYDVEEIPSDLLEKAKQYREKLVEAVAEQDEALMEKYLGGEELSVEEIKKGIKAGCLNMSLVPMLCGSSFKNKGVQTLLDAVIDYLPAPTEVVDIKGIDPKSEEEVFVKSSDDGEFAGLAFKIMTDPFVGQLTFVRVYRGKLESGSYVYNSTKDKKERVGRLLKMHSNKREDIKEVYAGEICAFVGLKDTLTGDTLCDEKNAIVLERMEFPEPVIHIAVEPKTKADQEKMGVALGKLAEEDPSFRVMTQEETGQTLIGGMGELHLEIIVDRLKREFKVEAEIGQPQVAFRETIRSSVSKEHKYAKQSGGRGQYGHVFIKLEPKEPGSGYEFVNEISGGVIPKEYIPAVDKGIQEAMQNGVLAGYPVVDFKVTLYDGSYHDVDSSEMAFKIAGSMAFKEASRAANPVLLEPMMKVEVEVPEEYMGDVIGDLNRRRGQINSMDDRLGLKIVNAFVPLVEMFGYSTDLRSATQGRGTYSMEFDHYGEVPSNIAKEIVEKRKG, encoded by the coding sequence ATCACTTCTGCGGCAACGACTTGTTTTTGGAAGGAGCACCAAATCAATTTGATTGACACCCCAGGGCATGTGGATTTCACTATTGAAGTGGAACGATCCATGCGCGTGCTGGATGGCGCGGTTTCGGTGTTTTGCTCGGTTGGGGGTGTGCAGCCTCAAAGCGAGACCGTGTGGCGTCAAGCGAATAAATACGGCGTGCCTAGGATTGTTTTTGTCAATAAAATGGATAGGATTGGGGCGAATTTCTATAATGTAGAAAACCAGATTAAGCTTCGCTTGAAAGCTAATCCTGTGCCTATTAATATCCCTATTGGGGCTGAAGACACTTTCATTGGCGTGATTGATTTAGTCCAAATGAAAGCGATTGTTTGGAATAATGAAACCATGGGAGCCAAATACGATGTGGAGGAAATCCCTAGCGATTTGTTAGAAAAGGCTAAACAATACCGAGAAAAGCTTGTAGAAGCCGTAGCCGAGCAAGATGAAGCCTTGATGGAAAAGTATTTAGGCGGTGAAGAATTGAGTGTTGAAGAAATCAAAAAAGGCATTAAAGCGGGTTGTTTGAACATGAGCCTTGTCCCTATGCTTTGTGGTTCTTCTTTTAAAAATAAAGGCGTGCAGACTTTATTAGACGCAGTCATTGATTACTTGCCAGCACCTACGGAGGTTGTGGATATTAAGGGGATTGATCCAAAGAGCGAAGAAGAAGTTTTTGTGAAATCCAGCGATGATGGCGAGTTTGCCGGTTTGGCGTTTAAAATCATGACGGATCCTTTTGTGGGCCAACTCACTTTTGTGCGCGTGTATCGTGGCAAGCTAGAGTCCGGTAGTTATGTGTATAACTCCACCAAAGACAAAAAAGAGCGCGTGGGAAGACTGCTTAAAATGCACTCTAATAAGAGAGAAGACATTAAAGAAGTTTATGCGGGCGAGATTTGCGCGTTTGTGGGCTTAAAAGACACGCTGACTGGGGACACGCTTTGCGATGAAAAAAATGCGATTGTTCTAGAGAGAATGGAATTTCCTGAGCCAGTCATTCACATCGCTGTGGAGCCTAAAACGAAAGCAGACCAAGAAAAAATGGGCGTAGCGTTAGGCAAGCTTGCTGAAGAGGATCCAAGCTTTAGGGTGATGACTCAAGAAGAAACCGGGCAAACTCTCATTGGTGGCATGGGTGAATTGCACCTAGAAATCATCGTGGATAGGTTGAAGAGAGAATTTAAGGTGGAAGCTGAAATCGGTCAGCCGCAAGTCGCCTTTAGAGAAACTATCCGCTCAAGCGTGAGCAAAGAGCATAAATACGCTAAGCAAAGCGGTGGTCGTGGGCAATACGGGCATGTGTTTATCAAGCTTGAGCCTAAAGAGCCTGGCAGTGGGTATGAATTTGTGAATGAAATTTCTGGGGGCGTGATCCCTAAAGAATATATCCCTGCGGTGGATAAGGGTATCCAAGAAGCGATGCAAAATGGCGTTTTGGCGGGCTATCCGGTGGTGGATTTTAAAGTTACCCTTTATGATGGGAGCTACCATGATGTGGATTCTTCAGAAATGGCGTTTAAAATCGCTGGTTCTATGGCGTTTAAAGAAGCGAGTCGCGCGGCTAACCCGGTTTTACTAGAGCCTATGATGAAAGTGGAAGTGGAAGTCCCTGAAGAATACATGGGTGATGTGATTGGCGATTTAAACAGAAGAAGAGGGCAAATCAATTCTATGGACGACCGATTAGGTTTGAAAATCGTGAATGCTTTTGTGCCGTTGGTGGAAATGTTTGGCTATTCTACGGATTTACGATCAGCCACTCAAGGGCGTGGGACTTACTCTATGGAGTTTGATCATTATGGCGAAGTGCCTAGCAATATCGCTAAGGAAATTGTAGAAAAGCGTAAGGGCTGA